GACTTCAGCCTGCTGGGTTATCCTCTTCTCGGCCACCTTAAGGCCTACAAAGCGGGCCACGATATAAACCATAAAATGGTTGAAAAAATCCTCGCCAATCCCGAGCACTGGAAACTCGTCGAATTCAGTGACAAGTCTCTGCGCGAATCCAGGCGCGGCATCTTGCCGGCCTTCGCCGGAGAATTGCTACCGGCCAAGGCCTGATAATATCTTTCCAGACATTTAACTCTTCTCAAAGCAGCCGTTCAGGCTGCTTTTTTTGTTTTTCGATCTGACTTGCAAACAAAGGGACAAATCGCCTAAAATTAATCTTTTAGACTATCAGGGACGGCTTAATGACGACCATGGAAAAACCAGATCAGCAACAGGCCGAGTTTCGCAAACGACGTCGCGAATGGGCCCTCATCCTTCTCTGTCTTCTGCTGGTTTTTGCCCTCACGCAATATGAGTCACGTCTCCTTGACCTGTCTTCCGGTGTATCCCTGACCAACGGCATTCTGGTGCTGGCCCTGATCAACATCAACCTCCTGTTGATTCTCCTCTTTTTTTTCCTGGTTTTTCGCAATCTCTTCAAGCTGATTCTGGAACGGCGGCGCGGCGTGCCAGGAGCGCGCATTCGCAGCAAGCTGGTCGTGGCGTTTGTTGCCCTGTCGCTGGTGCCGACCATGCTGCTTTTTTTTGTTTCGGCAGGCTTTATCACCAACACGATAGAGAACTGGTTCAACAGTCAGGTCGAGAATTCTTTACAGGAGTCTCTGGAGGTCGCGGAAACTTACTACAAAAACTCGGCATCCAATGCGCTGTACTACGGGGAGCAATTGGCGCGGATCATCAAGCGGGACCGCCTCCTCAATGAAACCAACCTGGATCGCCTTACGATCTTCATTCAAGAGAAGCAAAAAGAATATAACCTGGGCATTGTCGAGGTGTTCTCTTCCACCTTCGAGGAACTCGTAAGAGTCACCAATCCGGATGTCCCCGCCGCCGAGTTCACTGATCCCGGATCTGACGCCATTCGCGAAGCCCTGCAAGGCAATCGCTTTACCCGCATCACCCCGATCGGCAAGGCCGACCTCATCCGTGGTATCGTGCCCGTCTATTCGAACTGGAACCCCGATGATGTCGTCGGGGTCGTGGTGGTCAACTACTATGTGCCCCATTCCCTGGTCTCGAAAATGAAGGAGATCAAGGCATCCTTTGAACAGTACAAGGGAACAAAAATGGTCAAAGGGCGCATTCAGATGGGATACGTCGTCGTGCTGCTGCTCATCGCCCTGGTTATCATTTTTCTCGCAACCTGGTTCGGCTTTCACCTTGCTCGGGGCATCACCGTACCCATACAGGAGTTGGCTGTAGCGACCAATCGGGTGGCCCAAGGAGATCTGGATGTTCACATCGATCTCACCAGTGACGATGAGATAGGCACCTTGGTCGAAGCATTCAACACCATGACGGCCGATTTGCGTAAGGGGCAAAAGAGCCTGCAGGCGGCCAACCGCGAGCTCCAGATTTCCAATCTGGAACTTGATCAACGGCGGCGCTACATGGAAATCGTGCTGCGCAACATTACCGGCGGTGTCATAGCCATCGACAAAGGCGGCGATCTCACGACGGTGAACAAGGCGGCGGAAAAACTGCTCAACATTAAGAACAAAAAAATTCTCGGGAAAAATTTCCGCGAGGTTCTTGACCCGGAATATACCCCCCTGGTCAGAGAAATTTTGCGCGATTTGCTTGAATCCGGCAAAGATTCGATCAGCAAGCAGGTTACCATTCCAGTCCATGACAGCAAATTGACGCTATTGGTCCATGTCACGACGCTTCGCGATGAGAGTGGCGAGTTTATGGGAACGGTCGTCGTCTTTGACGACCTGACCCAACTTATCAAAGCTCAGCGTATGGCCGCTTGGCGCGAAGTTGCGCGCCGCATCGCCCATGAAATCAAAAACCCTCTTACTCCGATTCAACTATCGGCTCAACGACTGCGCCGCCGCTACCTGGACAGATTCGGCGAGGACGACAAAGTGTTTGACGAATGCACTGCCATGATTGTTCAACAGGTCGATGAACTGAAAAACCTGGTTAACGAATTTTCCAATTTTGCACGCATGCCGACCAGCCGACCCAGCCCCAACGACCTCAATCAGATAGTGGCCGAATCCCTGATTTTGTTTCAGGAAGGACATAAAAACATTCGTTTTTCATTTCGACCTGATTCTGAACTCCCGATTTTCAATCTTGATCGGGACCAAATCAAACGCACTATTATCAATCTGCTCGACAATGCAGTTGGCGCGATAGATCAAGAAGGCAGCATTACCGTTTCCACGCACTTCAGCACTGAGCTTCAGATGGCGACCCTGACCGTGGCCGACACCGGCTGTGGAATTGCACCACAAGTCAAGCCGCGCCTTTTCGAGCCGTATTTTTCGACAAAAAAATCAGGTACAGGCCTTGGCCTAGCCATCGTTTCCTCTATTATTTCCGATCACAATGGCTACATCAGGGTACGCGATAACAGTCCACGCGGCACCCAATTTATCGTTGAGCTGCCGGTGGGTGAAAGCACCCTCAGCAGTAAATCTTTCACTGCCTGACAAAAGACTGAAATTATGAAAACAATTTTGATTGTCGACGATGAGACCAATATCCGCCTGAGCCTTGAAGGCATCCTCCTGGATGAGGGTTTCCGCCCGGTGTTTTCCGCAAGCGGTGAGGAGGCTCTTGATAAAATTCGCGAAGAAAATCCAGATCTCATGCTTCTCGACATTTGGATGCCCGGAATAGACGGACTGGAAACCCTGCGCAGGGCAAAAGAGCAGTGGCCGGATCTGCTTGTGGTTATGATGAGCGGCCACGGAACTATTGAAACGGCGGTTAAAGCCTTGAAGTTAGGAGCCTATGACTTTATTGAGAAGCCCCTGGCTCTGGAAAAAGTCCTTACATGCATTCAGAATGCCCTCAAAATGGGCCAACTCCTCGAAGAAAATCGCTCCCTCAGGGCGCGTTTTGCTAAGGCTGATGAAATGATCGGCAACAGTGAAGAGATTAGCACCCTCAAGCAACAGATCTCCATCGCCGCCCCCACCAGCGGTTGGGTACTCATCACCGGGGAAAACGGTACCGGGAAAGAGCTCGTGGCGCGCGCTATCCACAATTTTTCGCAACGCAGGGATAAACCATTTGTCGAGGTCAACTGTGCCGCCATTCCTGAAGATCTCATCGAGTCGGAACTCTTCGGCCATGAGAAGGGTTCATTTACCGGCGCTACAGCCTTGCGCAAAGGGAAATTCGATCTTGCCCATGAAGGAACCCTTTTTCTTGATGAAATTGGGGATATGAGTTTGAAAACTCAAGCAAAGGTGCTGCGCATACTGCAGGAGAGAAAATTCGAACGAGTTGGCGGTAGCCGCACCATTGAGGTGGATGTGCGGGTTATTGCGGCAACCAATAAAAATCTCGAGGAGGAAATTTCCCAGGGGAATTTCCGTGAAGACTTATTTTATCGCCTCAACGTTCTCCCCTTTCACGTCCCCCCTCTGCGCGAACGGAAAGAAGACATCCCAGCGTTGGCCAAGCATTTTCTCGAACATTTCTCACGTCAGGAGAGCCGCGAAATCAAATCCTTAACCCCGGAAGCTGTGACCGCTTTGAAATATTATTCCTGGCCCGGCAATGTTCGAGAACTGAAAAATTTAATTGAACGTCTGGTGATTATGACTCCCAGCAATGAAATCACCCCCGCACATCTCCCCGCACATCTCACCAATCGCCAAGATAATGGCAACGTGCGACGCCTCGGCATTGAGGCCAGCAACTTCAGGGAAGCCAAGGAGGACTTCGAACGGGAGTTTATCATGCAGAAGCTCGAGGAAAACGACTGGAATATTTCGCGCACTGCGGAATTCATCGATTTGGAGCGATCCAACCTGCACCGCAAGATCAAATCCTATGGGATTGAGCTGAAAAAATAACCTACGGTGCAAAGGGGAGTTTGTTACTGCTGGCGGGAACTAAAGAGTGACTCAAGAACCAAAAGACAAAAAGCCCACCTCATGCGAGGTGGGCTTCAAATAAAGCTTTCAGAAAACAAAAGATCGTTTTTTTCAGAAAACAAAAGCCCCTGGTAATCAGGGGCCTTTGCCGTAAAAACATTCCGGCGGCGACCTACTTTCCCACACAGTCTCCCGTGCAGTATCATCGGCGCTGTAGGGCTTAACTTCTGTGTTCGGGATGGGAACAGGTGTGACCCCTACGCTATCGCCACCGAAAATCGTGTAATCGGTATGCAATTGCTAAGACGATTCTCTTTTTGGATGCATGGGTTTTTTCTAAAGCGCAATTTTGTATATGGAAGAGGCGGGGGATGGGGAAACCATCCCCCGCTCTTCACGGTAAAAACTTTTTATGGTCAAGCCTCACGGTCGATTAGTACCGGTTAGCTCAGAGCGTTGCCACTCTTACACACCCGGCCTATCAACGTCGTCGTCTCCGACGGACCTTTAGGGGATTGCTCCCGGGGAGATCTCGTCTTGAGGGGGGCTTCCCGCTTAGATGCTTTCAGCGGTTATCCTGTCCGAACATAGCTACCCTGCCATTGCCCCGGGCGGGACAACAGGAACACCAGCGGTTCGTCCATCCCGGTCCTCTCGTACTAGGGACAGATCCTCTCAAATCTCCTACGCCCACGGCAGATAGGGACCAAACTGTCTCACGACGTTTTAAACCCAGCTCGCGTACCGCTTTAATTGGCGAACAGCCAAACCCTTGGGACCGACTTCAGCCCCAGGATGCGATGAGCCGACATCGAGGTGCCAAACCTCCCCGTCGATGTGAACTCTTGGGGGAGATAAGCCTGTTATCCCCGGAGTACCTTTTATCCGTTGAGCGACGGCCCTTCCATACAGAACCGCCGGATCACTAAGACCTGCTTTCGCACCTGCTCGACGTGTCTGTCTCGCAGTCAAGCTCCCTTATGCCTTTGCACTCTACGGCTGGTTTCCAATCAGCCTGAGGGAACCTTCGCGCGCCTCCGTTACACTTTGGGAGGCGACCGCCCCAGTCAAACTACCCACCAGGCAGTGTCCCTGACCCGGATCACGGGCCTAGGTTAGACGCCCAGAACAACAAGGGTGGTATTTCAAGGACGACTCCACCGAGACTAGCGTCCCAGCTTCATAGTCTCCCACCTATCCTACACATGCTGTCCCGAACGTCACTGCCAAGCTGTAGTAAAGGTTCACGGGGTCTTTCCGTCTTGCCGCGGGTACTCGGCATCTTCACCGAGAATTCAATTTCGCTGAGTCCCTGGTTGAGACAGTGCGGAAGTCGTTACGCCATTCGTGCAGGTCGGAACTTACCCGACAAGGAATTTCGCTACCTTAGGACCGTTATAGTTACGGCCGCCGTTTACCGGGGCTTCGGTTCACTGCTTTGCTTGCGCTGACAGATCCCCTTAACCTTCCGGCACCGGGCAGGCGTCACACCCTATACTTCCTCTTACGAGTTTGCAGAGTGCTGTGTTTTTAGTAAACAGTCGCTACCGCCATTTCTCTGCGACCCCCTTCGGCTTCGCGTGCGAATCGCTACACCTAATGGGGGCACACCTTCTCCCGAAGTTACGGTGTCATTTTGCCGAGTTCCTTAACCAGGGTTATCTCAATCGCCTGAGCATACTCTGCCCGCCCACCTGAGTTGGTTTGCGGTACGGTCTCTTGTTACCTGAAGCTTAGAGGCTTTTCTTGGAAGCATGGGATCAACCACTTTGTGAGCTTAAAGCTCTCGTCATCACGCCTTGACGTTGAATGGGAAAGCGGATTTGCCTACTCTCCCCGTCTACACGCTTGAACCGGGACGTCCAACACCCGGATGGCCTACCCTTCTCCGTCCCCCCATCGCAGTAACAAGAGGTACAGGAATATTAACCTGTTTCCCATCAACTACGCCTTTCGGCCTCGCCTTAGGGGCCGACTAACCCTCAGCAGATTACCTTTACTGAGGAAACCTTGGGCTTTCGGCGTGCGGGTTTCTCACCCGCATTTGCGCTACTCATGTCAGCATAATCTCTTGTGGTTCCTCCAGCCGTCCTTACGGTCGACCTTCAGCGGTTGCCACAATGCTCCCCTACCGCTTGCACCTTAAGGTGCAAACCCGCAGCTTCGGTACTGTGCTTGAGCCCCGTTACATTTTCGGCGCAGACCCACTCGACCAGTGAGCTATTACGCTTTCTTTTAAGGGTGGCTGCTTCTAAGCCAACCTCCTGGTTGTCTGGGCAGTTCCACATCCTTTACCACTTAGCACAGATTTAGGGACCTTAGCTGGCGATCTGGGTTGTTTCCCTCTTGACTACGGATGTTATCACCCGCAGTCTGACTCCCGTGCATACATTTCCGGCATTCGGAGTTTGATTAGGTTTGGTAATCTGGTAGGACCCCTAGCCCATTCAGTGCTCTACCTCCGGAACGATTCACACGAGGCTATACCTAAATATATTTCGGGGAGAACCAGCTATCTCCGAGTTTGATTAGCCTTTCACTCCTATCCACAGGTCATCCCCTCAGTTTTCAACCTAAGTGGGTTCGGGCCTCCACGACGTGTTACCGTCGCTTCACCCTGCCCATGGATAGATCACTCGGTTTCGGGTCTACTCCCAGCAACTCATGCGCCCTATTCAGACTCGCTTTCGCTACGGCTCCACCTAAGCGGCTTAACCTCGCTGCTGAGAGTAACTCGCTGACTCATTATGCAAAAGGCACGCGGTCACCCTGTCCGAAGACATAGGGCTCCCACTGCTTGTAGGCATACGGTTTCAGGTTCTATTTCACTCTGCTTATCGCAGTTCTTTTCACCTTTCCCTCACGGTACTATGCGCTATCGGTCATCGGGGAGTATTTAGCCTTGGAAGATGGTCCTCCCAGCTTCCCACGGAATTTCTCGTGTTCCGTGGTACTCGGGGACACCCTAGGGTGACGCAAGGTTTCGCATACGGGGCTATCACCCGCTATGGCGGCACTTTCCAGAGCCTTCTGCTACCCATTGTCAATCCCACGTTGGGGCCCCACAACCCCAGAGTCACCGTAGTGATTCTGGTTTGGGCTAATCCGCGTTCGCTCGCCGCTACTGACGGAATCTCAATTGATTTCTTCTCCTTCAGGTACTTAGATGTTTCAGTTCCCTGAGTTCGCCTCATACACCTATGTATTCAGTGCATGATGACAGGGCATAATCCCTGCCGGGTTTCCCCATTCGGAAATCTCCGGATCAAAGCCTGTTTAGCGGCTCCCCGAAGCTTATCGCAGCTTACCACGTCCTTCATCGCCTCCCGATGCCAAGGCATCCACCGTACGCCCTTAATAGCTTGACCATAAAAAAGTCTTCTACTTTTTGCGCTTTAATGTCTTACCCGTGCATCTATCGTCTTATGCAATTGTCAAAGAACAAAACGAACAAATTCGTTTTTCGCGAACTGGTGGAGGTGAACGGGTTCGAACCGATGACCTCCTGCTTGCAAGGCAGGCGCTCTCCCAACTGAGCTACACCCCCGATAAGTCTGGTGGGCCAGGGAGGACTCGAACCTCCGACCTCACGATTATCAGTCGTGTGCTCTAGCCAGCTGAGCTACTAGCCCACATTCACTTCCCACGCATTCGCTTGTCACTCAAAAGAACACAAAACCCCTTCGTGATGACCGAAGAGGCTCTGGTCTCTCAAAACTAAATAGCAGACAAGTGTGGCTTGCGGATTGACCTTCGGATGCCTTGGCTCTTACGAGCCAGGTAGGCTCCTTAGAAAGGAGGTGATCCAGCCGCAGGTTCCCCTACGGCTACCTTGTTACGACTTCACCCCAGTTACCATTCATACCATGGACGGCTGCATCCCTTGCGGGTTAGCCCACCGGCTTCAGGTACAAACAACTTCCGTGGTGTGACGGGCGGTGTGTACAAGGCCCGGGAACGTATTCACCGCGTCATGCTGATACGCGATTACTAGCGATTCCAACTTCATGGAGTCGAGTTGCAGACTCCAATCCGAACTGAGACCGGCTTTCTGGGATTGGCTCCACCTTGCGGATTGGCAACCCTTTGTACCGGCCATTGTAGCACGTGTGTAGCCCTGGACATAAGGGCCATGAGGACTTGACGTCATCCCCACCTTCCTCCGGCTTAACACCGGCAGTCTCCTTAGAGTGCCCAACTTAATGCTGGCAACTAAGGACGAGGGTTGCGCTCGTTGCGGGACTTAACCCAACATCTCACGACACGAGCTGACGACAGCCATGCAGCACCTGTCACCGATCCAGCCGAACTGACCCTCCTATCTCTAGGAGGTACGATCGGGATGTCAAACCCAGGTAAGGTTCTTCGCGTTGCGTCGAATTAAACCACATGCTCCACCGCTTGTGCGGGCCCCCGTCAATTCCTTTGAGTTTTAGCCTTGCGGCCGTACTCCCCAGGCGGGGTACTTAATGCGTTAGCTTCGGCACCGCAGGGGTCAATACCCGCGACACCTAGTACCCATCGTTTACGGCGTGGACTACCAGGGTATCTAATCCTGTTTGCTCCCCACGCTTTCGCGTCTCAGCGT
The nucleotide sequence above comes from Geoalkalibacter ferrihydriticus DSM 17813. Encoded proteins:
- a CDS encoding sigma-54-dependent transcriptional regulator; translated protein: MMKTILIVDDETNIRLSLEGILLDEGFRPVFSASGEEALDKIREENPDLMLLDIWMPGIDGLETLRRAKEQWPDLLVVMMSGHGTIETAVKALKLGAYDFIEKPLALEKVLTCIQNALKMGQLLEENRSLRARFAKADEMIGNSEEISTLKQQISIAAPTSGWVLITGENGTGKELVARAIHNFSQRRDKPFVEVNCAAIPEDLIESELFGHEKGSFTGATALRKGKFDLAHEGTLFLDEIGDMSLKTQAKVLRILQERKFERVGGSRTIEVDVRVIAATNKNLEEEISQGNFREDLFYRLNVLPFHVPPLRERKEDIPALAKHFLEHFSRQESREIKSLTPEAVTALKYYSWPGNVRELKNLIERLVIMTPSNEITPAHLPAHLTNRQDNGNVRRLGIEASNFREAKEDFEREFIMQKLEENDWNISRTAEFIDLERSNLHRKIKSYGIELKK
- a CDS encoding sensor histidine kinase is translated as MTTMEKPDQQQAEFRKRRREWALILLCLLLVFALTQYESRLLDLSSGVSLTNGILVLALININLLLILLFFFLVFRNLFKLILERRRGVPGARIRSKLVVAFVALSLVPTMLLFFVSAGFITNTIENWFNSQVENSLQESLEVAETYYKNSASNALYYGEQLARIIKRDRLLNETNLDRLTIFIQEKQKEYNLGIVEVFSSTFEELVRVTNPDVPAAEFTDPGSDAIREALQGNRFTRITPIGKADLIRGIVPVYSNWNPDDVVGVVVVNYYVPHSLVSKMKEIKASFEQYKGTKMVKGRIQMGYVVVLLLIALVIIFLATWFGFHLARGITVPIQELAVATNRVAQGDLDVHIDLTSDDEIGTLVEAFNTMTADLRKGQKSLQAANRELQISNLELDQRRRYMEIVLRNITGGVIAIDKGGDLTTVNKAAEKLLNIKNKKILGKNFREVLDPEYTPLVREILRDLLESGKDSISKQVTIPVHDSKLTLLVHVTTLRDESGEFMGTVVVFDDLTQLIKAQRMAAWREVARRIAHEIKNPLTPIQLSAQRLRRRYLDRFGEDDKVFDECTAMIVQQVDELKNLVNEFSNFARMPTSRPSPNDLNQIVAESLILFQEGHKNIRFSFRPDSELPIFNLDRDQIKRTIINLLDNAVGAIDQEGSITVSTHFSTELQMATLTVADTGCGIAPQVKPRLFEPYFSTKKSGTGLGLAIVSSIISDHNGYIRVRDNSPRGTQFIVELPVGESTLSSKSFTA